A portion of the Leifsonia sp. EB41 genome contains these proteins:
- a CDS encoding TetR/AcrR family transcriptional regulator translates to MHHFPSKQHLLLAVAERRFDLAAELALTAPADTDGLGPLRLMLQLSGMFQSQPGLMELFVLLSAEAADPGSPAHELYAARYERVIGELEALFLASVEAGHLRADVDYRGVARECIALADGLQLQWVLSRGGIDLVALTKSSLERLAPTILVAAGPVDLSASAA, encoded by the coding sequence ATGCACCACTTCCCGTCCAAGCAGCACCTGCTCCTCGCCGTCGCCGAACGCCGCTTCGACCTCGCGGCGGAGCTGGCGCTCACGGCGCCGGCCGACACCGACGGGCTCGGGCCGCTGCGGTTGATGCTCCAGCTCTCCGGCATGTTCCAGTCCCAGCCCGGACTCATGGAGCTGTTCGTGCTCCTCTCGGCGGAGGCCGCCGACCCCGGCTCGCCCGCGCACGAGCTGTATGCGGCACGTTACGAGCGCGTGATCGGCGAGCTGGAGGCGCTGTTCCTGGCGTCGGTGGAGGCCGGCCACCTGCGCGCCGACGTCGACTACCGCGGGGTCGCGCGCGAGTGCATCGCCCTCGCGGACGGCCTCCAGCTGCAGTGGGTGCTCTCGCGCGGCGGCATCGACCTCGTGGCGTTGACCAAGAGCAGCCTCGAGCGCCTGGCGCCCACCATCCTGGTGGCCGCAGGTCCCGTCGACCTCTCGGCGTCCGCCGCCTAG
- a CDS encoding glycoside hydrolase family 1 protein, whose translation MSADTTDFPDGFLWGVATAGHQVEGNNVNSDVWFLEHLPGTIFAEPSGDAIDHYHRYRDDIRLIAELGFGAYRFSLEWARIEPEEGRFSTAELDHYRRMLEACREHGLATVVTFNHFVSPRWLLAAGGWEDAETPARFARYCERVMAHLGDLIDVACTLNEPNLPWLLRSLGFGGEEPEQRAAVPLWAAAAERLGIEPSRVAPSQFTVSDAGFDVKLAAHRLGRDAIRAAKPGIPVGWTLANSDIQAVPGGEERADRVRREVNERFLEASRGDDFVGIQTYGRTVFDADGQAPAPAAAIVNHMGEEIYPQALEATIWQAAAIAGIPVYVTENGLATDDDALRIEYLRAAIAGVRACLADGIDVRGYIAWTAFDNFEWVFGYGPKFGLIAVDRATQERTPKPSAHWLGEVARTGGAAAEEGAQHAVPAPA comes from the coding sequence ATGAGCGCGGACACCACGGACTTCCCCGACGGCTTCCTGTGGGGGGTCGCCACCGCCGGGCACCAGGTCGAGGGCAACAACGTCAACAGCGACGTCTGGTTCCTCGAGCACCTGCCCGGCACCATCTTCGCCGAGCCCTCCGGCGACGCGATCGACCACTACCACCGCTACCGCGACGACATCCGGCTGATCGCCGAGCTCGGCTTCGGCGCGTACCGCTTCTCGCTGGAGTGGGCGCGCATCGAGCCGGAGGAGGGCCGGTTCTCGACAGCCGAGCTCGACCACTACCGGCGGATGCTGGAGGCGTGCCGCGAGCACGGGCTCGCCACCGTCGTGACCTTCAACCACTTCGTCAGCCCGCGCTGGCTGCTCGCCGCCGGCGGCTGGGAGGACGCGGAGACGCCCGCCCGGTTCGCCCGGTACTGCGAGCGCGTCATGGCGCACCTCGGCGACCTGATCGACGTCGCATGCACGCTCAACGAGCCGAACCTGCCTTGGCTGCTGCGCTCCCTCGGGTTCGGCGGCGAGGAGCCGGAGCAGCGCGCGGCCGTCCCGCTCTGGGCGGCGGCGGCCGAGCGGCTGGGCATCGAGCCGTCGCGCGTCGCGCCCTCCCAGTTCACGGTCTCGGACGCCGGCTTCGACGTGAAGCTCGCCGCGCACCGGCTCGGCCGGGACGCGATCCGGGCGGCCAAGCCCGGCATCCCGGTCGGCTGGACGCTCGCGAACTCCGACATCCAGGCCGTCCCCGGGGGCGAGGAACGCGCCGACCGGGTGCGCCGCGAGGTGAACGAGCGCTTCCTGGAGGCCTCCCGCGGCGACGACTTCGTCGGCATCCAGACCTACGGGCGCACGGTGTTCGACGCGGACGGGCAGGCCCCCGCGCCGGCCGCCGCGATCGTCAACCACATGGGCGAGGAGATCTACCCGCAGGCGCTGGAGGCCACCATCTGGCAGGCGGCCGCGATCGCGGGCATCCCGGTCTACGTGACGGAGAACGGCCTCGCGACCGACGACGACGCGCTGCGGATCGAGTACCTGCGCGCCGCCATCGCCGGTGTCCGCGCCTGCCTCGCCGACGGGATCGATGTGCGCGGCTACATCGCCTGGACGGCGTTCGACAACTTCGAGTGGGTCTTCGGCTACGGGCCCAAGTTCGGGCTGATCGCGGTCGACCGCGCGACCCAGGAGCGCACGCCGAAGCCGAGTGCGCACTGGCTCGGGGAGGTCGCCCGCACGGGCGGCGCCGCGGCCGAAGAAGGGGCGCAACACGCCGTTCCGGCGCCTGCGTAG